One part of the Nocardioides zeae genome encodes these proteins:
- a CDS encoding anti-sigma factor: MTVPGAAPTFPTGRADVELRLPADGAFVSVLRTTAAGLAARLDFTIDDIEDLRMAVGEATALVLPEADPESDLRCAFHLGDRALTVEVSVTTSTAPEPNYESFAWQVLTTIATSAEEVTTADSFTVRLTIVSGTDL; the protein is encoded by the coding sequence ATGACCGTGCCCGGTGCGGCGCCCACCTTCCCCACGGGCCGTGCGGACGTCGAGCTGCGGCTGCCGGCCGACGGAGCGTTCGTGTCGGTGCTGCGCACCACGGCGGCCGGCCTGGCCGCGCGCCTCGACTTCACGATCGACGACATCGAGGACCTGCGGATGGCGGTCGGCGAGGCCACCGCCCTCGTGCTCCCCGAGGCCGACCCGGAGAGCGACCTGCGCTGCGCGTTCCACCTCGGTGACCGTGCGCTGACCGTCGAGGTCAGCGTCACCACGTCGACCGCTCCCGAGCCCAACTACGAGAGCTTCGCCTGGCAGGTCCTCACCACGATCGCCACCTCGGCCGAGGAGGTCACCACGGCGGACTCGTTCACGGTGCGCCTCACGATCGTCTCCGGCACCGACCTCTGA
- the serA gene encoding phosphoglycerate dehydrogenase encodes MKALLLEDIHTSSQEVFDDAGIEVLRRPGSLDEDDLIAALDGVELLGIRSNTRVTERVLDAVPHLQAVGCFCIGTNQVALTAAAERGLPVFNAPYSNSRSVVELVIAEILALARRLTEKTERLHNGIWDKSAKGSHEVRGRTLGIIGYGNIGTQLSNVAEALGMRVVFYDIADRPAHGNARRMRSMDELLALADVVSLHVDGRPGNAGLFGAEQFSAMKPRALFINASRGMVVDDHALRDNILSGHIAGAAIDVFPIEPKAQGDTFESVLRGLDNVILTPHVGASTLEAQEEIGRFVAGKLTGFVRQGSTALSVNLPGVQPAPLTVGTRVGLLHENAPGVLARLNQTLATTGNITAQALATAGELGYVVTDVDSTTPEDTLDKLRADANTRWVRTWVPNQVV; translated from the coding sequence ATGAAGGCGCTGCTGCTCGAAGACATCCACACCTCCTCGCAGGAGGTTTTCGACGATGCCGGGATCGAGGTGCTCCGTCGGCCGGGCTCGCTCGACGAGGACGACCTGATCGCCGCGCTCGACGGCGTGGAGCTGCTCGGGATCCGGTCCAACACCCGGGTCACCGAGCGCGTCCTCGACGCGGTGCCGCACCTGCAGGCCGTCGGCTGCTTCTGCATCGGCACCAACCAGGTTGCGCTGACCGCCGCGGCCGAGCGCGGCCTGCCGGTCTTCAACGCGCCGTACTCCAACTCCCGCAGCGTCGTCGAGCTCGTCATCGCCGAGATCCTCGCGCTGGCCCGGCGGCTGACGGAGAAGACGGAACGCCTCCACAACGGCATCTGGGACAAGTCCGCCAAGGGCAGCCACGAGGTGCGGGGGCGCACGCTCGGCATCATCGGCTACGGCAACATCGGCACCCAGCTGTCGAACGTCGCCGAGGCGCTCGGCATGCGGGTCGTGTTCTACGACATCGCCGACCGCCCCGCGCACGGCAACGCGCGCCGCATGCGCTCGATGGACGAGCTCCTGGCGCTCGCCGACGTCGTGAGCCTCCACGTCGACGGTCGGCCCGGCAACGCCGGTCTCTTCGGGGCCGAGCAGTTCTCGGCGATGAAGCCCCGGGCGCTGTTCATCAACGCCTCGCGCGGCATGGTCGTCGACGACCACGCGCTGCGCGACAACATCCTGTCCGGTCACATCGCGGGCGCGGCCATCGACGTCTTCCCGATCGAGCCGAAGGCGCAGGGGGACACGTTCGAGTCGGTGCTCCGGGGCCTCGACAACGTCATCCTCACGCCCCACGTGGGCGCCTCGACCCTGGAGGCGCAGGAGGAGATCGGCCGCTTCGTCGCGGGCAAGCTCACCGGCTTCGTGCGCCAGGGCAGCACGGCGCTGTCGGTGAACCTGCCCGGGGTCCAGCCGGCGCCGCTGACCGTCGGCACCCGGGTCGGCCTGCTGCACGAGAACGCCCCGGGCGTGCTCGCCCGGCTCAACCAGACGCTCGCGACGACCGGCAACATCACCGCGCAGGCGCTGGCGACCGCCGGGGAGCTGGGGTACGTCGTCACCGACGTCGACTCCACGACGCCCGAGGACACGCTCGACAAGCTGCGGGCCGACGCCAACACGCGCTGGGTGCGCACCTGGGTGCCGAACCAGGTCGTCTGA
- a CDS encoding ABC transporter permease, whose protein sequence is MVAAIRSELTKLTSTRMWWVLALAMCGYLAFIGAVMAFALTVAAGDATGALAPVEGEAAATTVYGLVNAVGYAFPLLAGSLLVTSEFRHGTITQTLLVEPRRTVVLVAKLAVSVPLGLVYGVAGAAGIVGAAAPVLAWRGDGAHLGSGEVWRVIALTVVVTVLWTVIGTGFGAVLTQQVAAIVVILVFTQFVEPVARVALGAIDGLDRVAMFLPGAAADGLIGSAFFAEMGEGELLPRWAAGLVLLAYAAGLALVGRLTTLRRDLG, encoded by the coding sequence ATGGTCGCCGCGATCCGCTCGGAGCTCACCAAGCTGACGAGCACCCGGATGTGGTGGGTGCTGGCGCTGGCGATGTGCGGCTACCTCGCCTTCATCGGGGCCGTCATGGCGTTCGCCCTCACCGTCGCGGCGGGCGACGCGACGGGCGCGCTCGCTCCCGTCGAGGGCGAGGCGGCGGCGACGACCGTCTACGGGCTCGTCAACGCCGTCGGCTACGCGTTCCCGCTCCTCGCCGGCAGCCTGCTCGTGACGAGCGAGTTCCGCCACGGCACCATCACCCAGACGTTGCTGGTCGAGCCGCGCCGCACGGTCGTGCTCGTGGCGAAGCTGGCGGTCAGCGTGCCGCTGGGACTCGTCTACGGCGTGGCCGGCGCTGCCGGCATCGTCGGCGCGGCCGCCCCGGTGCTGGCCTGGCGGGGCGACGGCGCCCACCTCGGCAGCGGGGAGGTCTGGCGCGTGATCGCGCTGACGGTCGTCGTGACCGTGCTCTGGACCGTCATCGGCACCGGCTTCGGCGCCGTGCTCACCCAGCAGGTCGCGGCGATCGTCGTCATCCTCGTCTTCACCCAGTTCGTCGAGCCCGTCGCGCGGGTGGCGCTCGGCGCGATCGACGGCCTCGACCGGGTGGCGATGTTCCTGCCCGGTGCTGCGGCCGACGGTCTCATCGGCTCCGCCTTCTTCGCGGAGATGGGCGAGGGCGAGCTCCTGCCCCGGTGGGCCGCGGGCCTCGTGCTGCTGGCGTACGCCGCGGGTCTCGCCCTCGTGGGGCGGCTCACCACCCTGCGACGCGACCTCGGTTGA
- a CDS encoding ABC transporter ATP-binding protein: MTSTTRTTRTASTTLSAPTIEVEGLTKVYGGLPAVDGLTFTVRPGAVTGFLGPNGAGKTTTIRMLLGLATPTAGRALIGGRSYRDHRLPATVVGSSLEPGFHPGRSGIDHLRSFAAPSGVGLARCRELIALVGLEGAEHRRVGGYSMGMRQRLGLATALLGDPPVLVLDEPANGLDPQGIVWLRHLLRRFAAEGRTVLVSSHALREVQHTVDDVVVVARGRLVHASSLAALADRAAVATYVSSPDDAALGRLAAQHGWRVEPQGSGLLVQDVAAALVGDAAFAAGVPLHRLEPRDVDLEDVFLRLTSPTASPVGGR, from the coding sequence ATGACGTCGACCACCCGCACCACCCGCACCGCCAGCACCACCCTGTCGGCACCGACCATCGAGGTCGAGGGCCTGACCAAGGTCTACGGCGGCCTGCCCGCCGTCGACGGCCTCACCTTCACCGTGCGGCCCGGAGCGGTCACCGGCTTCCTCGGCCCCAACGGTGCCGGGAAGACCACCACGATCCGGATGCTGCTCGGGCTCGCCACGCCCACGGCGGGACGGGCCCTCATCGGTGGCCGCAGCTACCGCGACCACCGGCTGCCCGCCACGGTGGTGGGCAGCTCCCTGGAACCGGGCTTCCACCCGGGCCGCAGCGGCATCGACCACCTGCGCTCGTTCGCGGCGCCCAGCGGCGTCGGTCTCGCGCGCTGCCGGGAGCTGATCGCGCTCGTGGGCCTCGAGGGTGCCGAGCACCGGCGGGTCGGCGGCTACTCGATGGGCATGCGGCAACGCCTCGGGCTGGCGACCGCCCTCCTCGGCGACCCGCCCGTCCTCGTCCTCGACGAGCCGGCCAACGGTCTCGACCCCCAGGGCATCGTGTGGCTGCGCCACCTGCTCCGCCGGTTCGCAGCCGAGGGCCGCACCGTCCTCGTCTCGAGCCACGCGCTGCGGGAGGTGCAGCACACCGTGGACGACGTCGTCGTCGTGGCCCGGGGCCGCCTCGTGCACGCGTCCTCGCTGGCCGCCCTGGCCGACCGGGCCGCGGTCGCGACGTACGTCTCCTCCCCCGACGACGCCGCCCTCGGGCGGCTCGCCGCGCAGCACGGGTGGCGGGTGGAGCCGCAGGGGTCCGGGCTGCTGGTGCAGGACGTCGCGGCCGCGCTCGTCGGGGACGCCGCCTTCGCGGCCGGCGTGCCGCTGCACCGGCTCGAGCCGCGGGACGTCGACCTGGAGGACGTCTTCCTCCGCCTGACGTCACCGACCGCGTCTCCGGTGGGAGGCCGCTGA
- a CDS encoding TetR/AcrR family transcriptional regulator, which produces MNEPERPRRRYVSPLRAAALEATHGRIIASARELFATLGYQATTLAAIAEAAGVSVPRVNLSGSKAHLLVEAYQRTISDQADVRPITDEPTIQRIMALPTEEALTTYVAWLADHHAQSVRLWFALRDASSLDPEAAALFETISARDDDACAAGVTWAAERGLLTGDVPAADRACTWSVLASAEVYHRYVERHGWTPEQYGAWVRQALDRLVFDLA; this is translated from the coding sequence GTGAACGAACCCGAACGCCCGCGCCGGCGCTACGTGTCGCCGCTCCGCGCCGCCGCCCTCGAGGCGACCCACGGCCGCATCATCGCCAGTGCACGCGAGCTGTTCGCGACGCTCGGCTACCAGGCCACGACGCTCGCCGCGATCGCGGAGGCGGCCGGGGTCTCCGTGCCGCGCGTGAACCTCTCCGGCTCGAAGGCACACCTGCTCGTCGAGGCCTACCAGCGCACCATCAGCGACCAGGCGGACGTGCGACCGATCACCGACGAGCCCACCATCCAGCGGATCATGGCCCTCCCGACGGAGGAGGCGCTGACGACGTACGTCGCGTGGCTGGCCGACCACCACGCGCAGTCCGTCCGGCTCTGGTTCGCGCTGCGGGACGCCTCGAGCCTCGACCCCGAGGCGGCCGCCCTGTTCGAGACCATCTCCGCCCGCGACGACGACGCGTGCGCCGCGGGAGTGACCTGGGCGGCCGAGCGGGGGCTGCTCACCGGCGACGTACCGGCGGCGGACCGGGCGTGCACGTGGAGCGTCCTGGCGTCCGCGGAGGTCTACCACCGCTACGTCGAGCGCCACGGCTGGACGCCGGAGCAGTACGGCGCGTGGGTGCGCCAGGCGCTCGACCGCCTGGTCTTCGACCTGGCCTGA